A single region of the Candidatus Dependentiae bacterium genome encodes:
- a CDS encoding DUF2608 domain-containing protein — protein MKNFLIKNIIIMISIVTITINSTIKAEIKSIDSISQAVSNFDYLDGETLVAFDLDDTLINSDSGMFYLLYRKLEDFAATHTDFIKKLRQSFNQLDPEKNMAEYYNIFASAVFAKTEFIPTENITIETIKNLQAKNLKVIGLTASNAGKYGFVENMQIWRDSLLKKIGLDFSSSFNIQEIEFDNLKKVFGFYPVYYKGVLSAARNPKSKVLIEFFNRINWRPKKLIFVDDSHSNCLDVDKEMSDLGIKTTCFWYSAAYKNKININETIIQKQIDHWLKFNEFLSEKEVLANFY, from the coding sequence ATGAAAAATTTTTTAATTAAAAATATTATTATTATGATTTCTATTGTTACTATAACTATTAATTCAACTATAAAAGCTGAAATAAAATCTATAGATTCCATTTCTCAAGCTGTTTCTAATTTTGATTATTTAGATGGAGAAACTCTCGTTGCGTTTGATTTAGATGACACTTTGATAAATTCTGATAGTGGAATGTTTTATCTTTTGTATAGAAAATTAGAAGATTTTGCAGCTACACATACAGATTTTATTAAAAAATTAAGACAATCTTTCAATCAACTTGATCCAGAAAAAAACATGGCCGAATACTATAATATATTTGCCAGTGCAGTATTTGCAAAAACTGAATTTATTCCTACCGAAAATATTACAATTGAAACAATTAAAAATCTGCAAGCTAAAAATCTTAAAGTTATAGGACTAACGGCAAGTAACGCAGGAAAATATGGTTTTGTAGAAAATATGCAAATATGGCGGGATTCTTTATTAAAAAAAATAGGATTGGATTTTAGCTCCAGTTTTAATATTCAAGAAATAGAATTTGATAATTTAAAAAAAGTTTTTGGTTTTTATCCGGTTTATTATAAAGGTGTTTTGAGTGCCGCAAGAAATCCTAAAAGTAAAGTGTTAATAGAATTTTTTAATAGAATAAACTGGCGTCCCAAAAAATTAATTTTTGTTGATGATAGTCATAGTAATTGTTTAGATGTTGACAAAGAAATGTCAGATTTGGGAATAAAAACTACATGTTTTTGGTACAGTGCTGCTTATAAAAATAAAATAAATATAAACGAGACGATTATACAAAAGCAGATAGATCATTGGCTAAAATTTAATGAATTTTTGAGTGAAAAAGAAGTTTTAGCTAATTTTTACTAA